Proteins co-encoded in one Kribbella qitaiheensis genomic window:
- a CDS encoding SIMPL domain-containing protein — protein MDSGITVVGTGQATAPADVLRLTLSVGHDAPDVAAAVAQVGERTDAVNAAMREHGIAEKDIHTSSVNVYPQYADSMQVAGYRASHSLTVSTTDLTGFGRLLNAAVGAVGNDLGLDGLQFDVADKAPLLEQARELAFAQARQKADHLAGLAGQTIGSIAAVAETYGHAPIRAMAAGKAAAGFDAEIAVTPGEQTVEVSLEVRWSWG, from the coding sequence ATGGACTCTGGGATCACTGTGGTGGGGACCGGGCAGGCTACTGCGCCGGCTGACGTATTACGTCTGACGCTGAGCGTGGGACACGATGCTCCGGACGTGGCGGCCGCGGTCGCTCAGGTAGGCGAGCGGACAGATGCGGTGAATGCAGCCATGCGCGAGCACGGGATCGCCGAGAAGGACATCCACACCAGTTCGGTGAACGTCTATCCGCAGTACGCCGACTCGATGCAGGTGGCCGGGTATCGCGCGTCGCATTCACTGACGGTCTCGACGACGGACCTGACCGGCTTCGGGCGGCTGCTGAACGCGGCCGTCGGTGCTGTCGGCAACGACCTCGGCCTGGACGGGCTGCAGTTCGACGTCGCGGACAAGGCGCCGCTGCTGGAGCAGGCGCGGGAGCTCGCCTTCGCCCAGGCCCGGCAGAAGGCCGACCACCTGGCCGGTCTGGCCGGCCAGACGATCGGGTCCATCGCCGCCGTCGCCGAGACCTACGGCCACGCACCGATCCGGGCGATGGCGGCGGGGAAGGCGGCGGCCGGGTTCGACGCGGAAATTGCCGTCACCCCGGGCGAACAGACGGTCGAGGTCTCGCTCGAGGTGCGCTGGTCCTGGGGCTGA
- a CDS encoding Nramp family divalent metal transporter: protein MYAPAPLRRQLNRSGLLLLGPAFVAAVAYVDPGNFATNIAAGATYGYLLCWVVVGANLMAVLVQYLAAKASIATGRTLPQLCREHFKRSTSTGLWAQAELVAVATDLAEVVGGAIALNLLFSIPLLLGGAITGAVSFALLIYQSKRGQRPFEAAIIGLLSVVLVGFVVSTIQSHPSGSGVIGGLVPRLDGTQSVVLAAGMLGATVMPHAIWLHGALVTDRHWKSIRSASGKQRVLRATRVDVAVAMALAGAVNLAMVVVAAAALKGTGADSLDAAHTAIGDRIGSLPALLFALALLASGFASSSVGTYAGSVILEGFWQRHIPLAARRLVTLLPALIILAIGIDPSRALVVSQVVLSFGIPCALWPLVRLTASKRVMGDLVNRWPTTLTACLVAAAVTALNVVLIVLTLRG, encoded by the coding sequence ATGTACGCACCGGCACCGCTTCGACGGCAACTGAACCGATCTGGCCTGTTGCTGCTCGGTCCTGCCTTCGTAGCGGCGGTCGCGTACGTGGATCCGGGCAACTTCGCGACCAACATCGCGGCGGGCGCGACGTACGGGTATCTGCTCTGCTGGGTCGTGGTCGGGGCGAACCTGATGGCCGTGCTGGTGCAGTATCTGGCGGCCAAGGCGAGTATCGCGACCGGCCGGACGCTGCCTCAGTTGTGCCGGGAACACTTCAAAAGGTCCACCTCCACCGGATTGTGGGCCCAGGCCGAGCTGGTCGCGGTCGCGACCGACCTGGCCGAGGTGGTCGGCGGTGCGATCGCGCTGAACCTGCTGTTCTCGATCCCGTTGCTGCTGGGCGGTGCGATCACCGGCGCTGTGTCGTTCGCCTTGCTGATCTATCAGTCGAAGCGTGGCCAGCGGCCGTTCGAGGCAGCGATCATCGGACTGCTGTCCGTAGTACTGGTCGGTTTCGTGGTGTCGACGATCCAGTCCCACCCGTCCGGATCCGGCGTCATCGGCGGGCTGGTGCCGCGGCTCGACGGCACCCAGTCCGTGGTGCTGGCGGCCGGAATGCTCGGCGCGACGGTGATGCCGCACGCGATCTGGTTGCACGGGGCCCTCGTCACCGACCGGCACTGGAAGTCGATCCGGTCGGCCTCAGGCAAGCAGCGCGTACTCCGCGCCACGCGGGTCGACGTCGCGGTCGCGATGGCGCTGGCCGGTGCGGTGAACCTGGCCATGGTCGTGGTCGCAGCGGCCGCGTTGAAGGGCACCGGGGCCGATTCGCTCGACGCGGCGCACACCGCGATCGGGGACCGGATCGGCAGTCTGCCCGCACTGTTGTTCGCGTTGGCCTTGCTGGCCAGCGGGTTCGCCTCGTCCTCGGTCGGGACGTATGCCGGATCGGTCATCCTGGAAGGGTTCTGGCAGCGGCACATCCCGCTCGCCGCCCGCCGGCTGGTGACGTTGCTGCCGGCCCTGATCATCCTCGCGATCGGCATCGACCCCAGCCGTGCGCTGGTCGTCTCCCAGGTCGTGCTCAGCTTCGGCATCCCCTGCGCGCTCTGGCCGCTGGTCCGGTTGACCGCCTCCAAGCGTGTCATGGGCGACCTGGTCAACCGTTGGCCGACTACTCTCACGGCATGCCTGGTCGCAGCCGCCGTCACGGCCCTCAACGTCGTACTGATCGTGCTGACGCTTCGAGGGTGA
- a CDS encoding AMP-binding protein, with amino-acid sequence MSLPSYASGVSEVPLLGETIGQNLSRTVAEYGDREAMVEVASGRRWTYAEFGADVDEFARGLMARGIAKGDRVGIWAPNCAEWTITQYATAAIGAILVNLNPAYRTHELAYALNQSGVKLLISATEFKTSEYRKMVEEVRPDCAALEDVVYIGTPDWAAVVEASGDVTAEQLAERAEQLSFDDAINIQYTSGTTGFPKGATLSHHNILNNGYFVTETIAFGPDDRLCIPVPFYHCFGMVMANLGCTTHGACMVIPAPAFDPAATLKAVQDERCTGLYGVPTMFIAELGLADFASYDLTSLRTGVMAGSPCPVEVMKRCVADMHMAEVAICYGMTETSPVSTQTRRDDDLDRRTSTVGRVMPHVEVKLLDPATGLVVPRGEPGELCTRGYSVMLGYWDEAEKTAEAIDQARWMHTGDLAVMRDDGYVNIVGRIKDLVIRGGENVYPREIEEFLYTHPDIADVQVIGVPDEKYGEELCAWIKLKDGAEPLDAAKIKEFADGKLARFKLPRYVLLVDDFPMTVTGKIRKVEMREKSLALLGLRQPAPPD; translated from the coding sequence ATGAGTCTGCCGTCGTATGCGTCGGGTGTGTCCGAGGTTCCGTTGCTGGGGGAGACGATCGGGCAGAACCTGAGCCGGACGGTCGCGGAGTACGGCGATCGCGAGGCGATGGTCGAGGTCGCGAGTGGGCGGCGATGGACGTACGCCGAGTTCGGGGCCGACGTGGACGAGTTCGCCCGCGGGCTGATGGCGCGCGGGATCGCGAAGGGGGATCGGGTCGGGATCTGGGCGCCGAACTGCGCGGAGTGGACGATCACGCAGTACGCGACGGCCGCCATCGGCGCGATCCTGGTGAACCTCAACCCGGCGTACCGGACCCATGAGCTGGCGTACGCGCTGAATCAGTCCGGCGTGAAGCTGCTGATCTCCGCGACCGAGTTCAAGACCAGCGAGTACCGCAAGATGGTCGAGGAGGTCCGGCCGGACTGTGCCGCGCTCGAGGACGTCGTCTACATCGGTACGCCGGACTGGGCCGCGGTGGTCGAGGCGTCGGGCGATGTAACGGCCGAGCAGTTGGCCGAGCGCGCGGAGCAGTTGAGCTTCGACGACGCGATCAACATCCAGTACACGTCGGGGACGACCGGCTTTCCCAAGGGCGCCACCCTGAGCCACCACAACATTCTGAACAACGGCTACTTCGTCACCGAGACAATTGCCTTCGGCCCCGACGACCGGTTATGTATTCCAGTACCTTTTTATCATTGCTTCGGAATGGTGATGGCGAATCTCGGCTGCACCACTCATGGTGCCTGCATGGTGATTCCGGCGCCCGCCTTCGACCCCGCTGCGACGCTGAAGGCTGTCCAGGACGAGCGCTGCACCGGCCTGTACGGCGTACCGACGATGTTCATCGCCGAGCTGGGCCTGGCCGACTTCGCGTCGTACGACCTGACCTCGCTGCGGACCGGCGTGATGGCGGGTTCGCCGTGCCCGGTCGAGGTGATGAAGCGCTGCGTCGCCGACATGCACATGGCGGAAGTAGCCATCTGTTACGGGATGACCGAGACCTCGCCGGTGTCGACGCAGACCCGTCGCGACGACGACCTGGACCGCCGTACGTCGACCGTCGGTCGCGTGATGCCGCATGTCGAGGTGAAGCTGCTGGACCCGGCCACCGGACTGGTCGTGCCGCGCGGCGAGCCGGGGGAGCTGTGCACGCGGGGGTATTCGGTGATGCTCGGCTACTGGGACGAGGCCGAGAAGACCGCCGAGGCGATCGATCAGGCGCGCTGGATGCACACCGGCGACCTCGCGGTGATGCGCGACGACGGCTACGTGAACATCGTCGGCCGGATCAAGGACCTGGTGATCCGCGGCGGCGAGAACGTGTACCCACGCGAGATCGAGGAGTTCCTCTACACGCACCCGGACATCGCGGACGTACAGGTGATCGGCGTACCGGACGAGAAGTACGGCGAGGAGTTGTGCGCCTGGATCAAGCTCAAGGACGGTGCCGAGCCGCTGGATGCCGCCAAGATCAAGGAGTTCGCCGACGGCAAGCTCGCGCGGTTCAAGCTCCCGCGCTACGTCCTGCTCGTCGACGACTTCCCGATGACCGTCACCGGGAAGATCCGGAAAGTCGAGATGCGCGAGAAGTCACTCGCCCTGCTCGGGCTGCGACAACCAGCGCCGCCAGACTGA
- a CDS encoding MFS transporter, whose product MQPSRRLFLAIAAGAAVANVYFAQPLVVTMGADLGIPPGRVGLFVTITQLGYGLGLFFLVPLGDLVDRRRLIRLQFLLLAAALLVTGVAHTAALLLIGLAAIGLLAVVTQSLVAFAASLSRPAEVGRVVGAVTSGIVIGILLARTVSGLLADLAGWRSVYLASCVLSLLIAVTLFRTTPQNKANLSYCELLRSTASLWTEPLFRARAVLALLIFAAFSTLWSSIALPLSAPPYGLSHTAIGAFGLVGAAGALAAGPAGRLNDRGRGRFTTLAALTLLTLSWLPLAFTPRSLWALAIGAILLDLAVQAVHVSNQSMIYGLRPDAGSRLIGGYMVFYSIGSGLGAIASTALYDAFGWLAVCLLGATFSLAALVVAARAGRVTSRASRLSGSSR is encoded by the coding sequence ATGCAACCAAGCAGACGGCTGTTCCTGGCGATCGCGGCCGGTGCGGCGGTCGCCAACGTGTACTTCGCGCAGCCGCTGGTGGTGACGATGGGCGCCGATCTCGGCATCCCACCGGGCCGCGTCGGCCTCTTCGTCACGATCACCCAACTCGGATACGGCCTCGGGCTGTTCTTCCTGGTCCCACTGGGCGATCTGGTCGACCGTCGCCGCCTGATCCGGCTTCAGTTCCTGCTCCTCGCGGCCGCCCTGCTCGTCACCGGCGTCGCCCACACGGCAGCCCTGCTCCTGATCGGCCTGGCCGCGATCGGATTGCTGGCGGTGGTGACCCAGTCCCTGGTGGCCTTCGCCGCTTCACTCAGCCGCCCGGCCGAGGTCGGGCGAGTGGTGGGCGCCGTCACCAGCGGAATCGTGATCGGCATCCTGCTGGCCCGGACAGTCTCCGGCCTGCTCGCCGATCTCGCCGGCTGGCGGTCGGTCTATCTCGCTTCCTGCGTCCTGAGCCTGCTCATCGCAGTGACCCTGTTCCGAACAACCCCACAAAACAAGGCGAATCTCTCGTACTGCGAATTGCTGCGCTCCACCGCGAGCCTCTGGACGGAGCCGCTGTTCCGCGCCCGCGCAGTACTGGCGTTACTCATCTTCGCCGCGTTCAGCACCCTCTGGAGCTCGATCGCCCTGCCACTGAGCGCACCGCCGTACGGCCTGTCACACACCGCAATCGGCGCGTTCGGGCTCGTCGGAGCGGCGGGTGCACTAGCGGCAGGACCGGCCGGACGCCTCAACGACCGAGGGCGGGGCAGGTTTACGACCCTGGCCGCACTGACCCTGCTGACGTTGAGTTGGTTGCCGCTGGCCTTCACTCCGAGATCGCTGTGGGCATTGGCGATCGGCGCGATCCTGCTCGACCTCGCAGTACAAGCCGTGCATGTCAGCAACCAGAGCATGATCTACGGACTGCGCCCCGACGCCGGCAGCCGCTTGATCGGCGGCTACATGGTGTTCTACTCGATCGGCAGCGGCCTCGGCGCGATCGCCTCCACCGCCTTGTACGACGCGTTCGGCTGGCTCGCGGTTTGTTTGCTCGGAGCAACCTTCAGTCTGGCGGCGCTGGTTGTCGCAGCCCGAGCAGGGCGAGTGACTTCTCGCGCATCTCGACTTTCCGGATCTTCCCGGTGA